The Maniola jurtina chromosome 9, ilManJurt1.1, whole genome shotgun sequence genomic sequence cgttttaagcaattaaatatcactcgctttaacgatgaaggaaaacatcgtgaggaaacctgcatgcctgagagttctccatgtactcaaaggtgtgtgaagtctgccaatccgctttgggccagcgtggtagactatggcctaaacccttctcattctgagaggagacctgtactcagtaatggggcggaaatgggttgatcaagaGATATTCAGGACAATTTGTGTTCTTAAAACGTGCAGTATAGAATATAGAATTGAGCTTcaatgtacttacttacttcctTTAAATATATCTAAGGTCaaaagataacaagtgtaaattaaaaatttataacgcccccgacaagtgaaggttacagtgactagaaaagaggtgataactttcaaacggctaaaccgattttcttctattatggctaagaacactttcgattaagccacctttcaaacaaaaaaaactaaattaaaatcggttcattagtttaggagctacgatgccacaaacatacagatacacagatacctacacatgtcaaacttataacacccctctttttgggtcgggggttaaaaaggaattaCGGTGCCTTTTACATTTAACTTCAACTAGTGACTatactaagtaagtattatcTGCAAATTGCACTTTTACAGACAAAGTGTAAGCTTCTTTTAGAACAGACGGACTTTTATTATGAATTTTAATTCAAACCTTCAGGCTAGCTACGATTAATGGATTAAGCGAGATTACTCTTGCAactttaataaaacttttcaaaTCAAGAAAACTTTCACAATAGGCTTTACCTATATAGGTATATTGTGAGTAAGCAATCAAGCAAGAATACACCTTATTCCAAGAATTCTAGttgaaactttttattaaagataagtttacattagtttaggtaagtatagccTGGTAATTAAGCTATAGAGGTCTAATTTAGAGCGCGTGCTTGTCTAAAAGATGTCTATTCATTTTTGCCTTGAAGGCATCTACTCAATTTATACGTGGCAAGAAACACGGATGCCAAATGGGCGTTccctttctatttttttttattccttatACCTTAGCCTTAGAACTTgtctttttattaataaaataatcctTTTAAATAATTGTTGGCAATAATTTTAAATGGCAAATTGCTGGTGATTTTTTATCAGGCGTTTAATTTTAGCAAACAAATCAATGTAAATATTTAGAAACGTAATTTCCTAGGTTCCTCGTCTTCTgttaattgatttttaattaaaaatcgaaaaaaatGTTGAGACATACagatttttcataatatattacGCCTTTTCCGATAAAAGTTATCGTTACGAAATCGTTACAAGACAAAATTGTTTAGTGGGTTGGCCTCTCGAACCCCTCTTGAATTTGTAAGACGAGTTAAGTACTCAGCTGTTATAGCATGCATACCTAATAGGGAGCGATATTTATCTTAtagctacttatattatattatgaggtCCCAGTTCGTTTCTGCCTGCTACagaatttttttagaaattcataGAATTACCGGAATTTAAtcgtgggaggcttcagccgtgacTAGTTAAACCCCCTACCGGAAAAGCctaattaaaagttaaattaaacttCATAATAGGTAATCCTTTCTAGTTAGCCCGTTACCATCTTAGACCGCACCaccacttaccagcaggtgaaATCACAGTCAAGGACTTTCTTATCATTGAATAAGAAAACGTAACGGGAACTCATAGTGAAAATCGGGTTATGAGGTATACTCAAATCTGTTGAACTTGACTAAAACACTTATGATTGACGAATCAACGATTTACAAAGATAACGAAAGGTGATAATAATATTCAGGTCATTTATAAAGTAAGCAAACCATACCTCGCTGAAATATTTTCAGTGTTTTACATTGTCAGATACGATCTCGATAAGATGTCGTGACAAATGGGATACAATTTGCATCGTGAGTGTCTAATTCGTACAGTTGGCTCTTTACTGCGCAAAGCGGGTGATTAAGGCAATCCACTGAACATCGCCACCTCCCTATCTACCCTACACGTAGCTCTTGCAAGGTATTGGCTAGCACACAATGTAAACCTAACGAAGCTCCCCTTTTTTTCAGTCAATTTGTACAACTTTATCATCCGATATGTCGTGTTGCATCGGATAGTGTAAAAGACGAGTTTTACTCGGATATGGCACAGTGTCACATCGTGAGTGTCAAATTATCGTGCAGTTGGCTGTTTGCTCCACAAAGTGGGTGACCAGGACTGATAAAATGGACGTTTTTCTCATAACGGGGCCTTTTGTTTACTTTTACTTCACTCGCTTTTACTCGCCGAGTGCGCTGAGAGATAATGGATAGCTAGCTATATGATTCATTTAGGTTCTGTTTTCATGAAACTCTTTCATGAATTTTCAGCCAGacatttaattttctttaatgcTCCGTACACATTGTTGCTTGTAAGAGATTGATtaagcaataaagccgcctttaCACCCTCATGTTTACCTAGTTTATTCTGTGTTTTCTGTattgtttgtgtgtgcaataaaggaattctaaaaataaaaccggctATTTAAAGGATAGCCTAGTGCTTAAAATATTGGCTTCCTATTGGGTGGATCCGGGGTTATAGACTTATCCCGGGCACGCATAattgtgaaggaaaatatcataaAGAAActcgcatgcctgagagttctccataatgtttttaaaggtgggtgaagtctgctaatctgcacttgtCGAACACGCTGgactaagcccttctcattctgaaggaCACCCGTGATCCTTGGTCACTattgggccggtgatgggtttaGATATAGAGAGGTCCAAGACTTACAAGCAGTTATACACAATGCTTGCATAAAAATCGccatttttatggaaatctcAAACAcgatatcactacccatattataaactagctgtgcccgcgacttcgttcgcgtggaatagtgacttttcgcgctttatatagccacggacgctcaggcgcgaggcgccgtgattctttaaattgacataacttttttatttatgaaccgattgacatgaaataaacactaaatcctaagtgaagcttactacaatatattagtgaaaaccgtatctaaatcgaataagccgtttctgagattagcgtgcacaaacacacagacaaacagacaaacagacaaacagacaaacagacaaacagacaaacagacaaacagacaaacagacaaaaaaaaattaattacaatttcgggttcggcatcgatataataacaacccctgctactttttttttatatatttccattgtacagacaccacttttctacaattttattatatgtatagatgcgagtgtttgttggtttattggtttgtcctacaATCACGTGGCAACGGACTTACGGATAAACGTGAATTTTGCATagtttaaagacctggagagtgacgtaggctactttatatcccaaagtgttcccacgggatttttaagaacctaaatccacgcggagtgacgtaggctactttttatcccaaacagttcccacgggattttaagaaccacacggacgaagtcgtgggcatcgccTAGTTTTCCCATAAGTTTCGTATCTATACGCACCAAACGCCATAAATGTTCAGTAGGTAACTTCGTaagtattgaattttttaatttacctacctaatttactGAAAGTTCTCGTTATTAAACGTgcttgtttgttgttttatttttctttgctcTACCCAATAACATAAAATGTCGTTATCTCGAAATGATGTTTTAGTCGGTCATTTTCCTGTTTTGGTTTGTTTTGAAGCAAGGTGAAAATGCGAGCTGAATGGAAAATTCTCCGATTTAACCTTATTTTACGATGAAAAGAGACTTTGTTAAATGAAAAGCGATTATCCGTTCTGAATGAAATATTAGGGCAACGATCACTTTGGTGAATACTAATCTTTGAACTGTCTCCATTGTCATAAAGCGAGTAGGTACGGcattttttgaatcccgtagcaAAAAAGGAACTCTAGTTTAGTGTAGTTCGTCTGTCGTCAAGTTTCGACGATCTGAATATgagattttaaataaataaataaataaacttttatttcaggctcataataatatgtgttaGTAGGTACAACGACCATCACTTAACCTAGTGTtagtacttatttctagcttaacttaacttaacaaATAATTCTAATCCTAGCTGAATCCTTCTAGGAATTAAATTTCAACCTGTGTATTAATTTTGGTAATCTTATATTGAGtccaattttttattactatcgtatacatgtttaaaacattaaaacattttacaataaaattacatgCTTGAAAAAACATTTaacgtaggtatttaattatcgtttttgataaataaattcatttcaattCAATAAATGTACtggtcatattattattttatattcgaAATCTCAAAAAGGTTTGGTAAAAAATGAAGGCTTCAAAAAGCCCTAAGTAagcacataaaaaataaaaaaaagattctgatgaattgagaacctcccctTTTTTtatagtcggttaaaaagtagaaaatgaTGTCACATAAGGATTAAAAAACCTTGCCACAATGGAAACACGTTCAAGGTTCAACGCAGCGAATACAAATCAGTGACCGTTATCGGTAAGTTATTTCAAAGTTTCTGACCATCTTTAGCTTACTGGCCTACTCTAGATTTTCTATTTAGTAAAACTATTAGTCTATATTAGTAAACTTTTTGAAGAAGTGCAAAAATAGACCTTATTTATTGTATCAATAAGGTTTGGGTTTCTTTGATAGTAATATTTCGATTATAGCGGATGTTAGGATGTTCCGATGATTAATTGGTTGAAAGTTGCCATTCGTTTGGACagatgacgtgattttttttgaggaagaatcattatcatcatcgtcaccaACCATCACTTCTGTTGAGCACGAATCTTttatcagaatgagaaaaaATATTTCGATTATAGCGGATGTAAGGATGTTCCGATGATTAATTGGTTGAAAGTTACCATTTTCGTTTGGACagatgacgtgatttttttttgaggaAGAATCATTATCATCCTCGTCATCAACCATCACCTCTGTTGAGCACGAATCTtttatcagaatgagaaaggtttgacTAAGTCCCCATATTGTTCCAGTGCGGATTTAcaacttcacatacctttgagaataatAAGGAGAATTCgcaggcatgtaggttttctcacgatacaAGGAAGAAATCTAGAACAATCTACCCATAGCACACTTATAGCTtcactatctgatgcccgcgacttcgtcctcgtgtttttaggttgttaaaaattatgtgggaactgtatcattttccggaataaaacgtatggaaccctaaaaataatttcatgtaAATACAGCATTTTGTCTCAtgaaaaagagcaactgctgagtttcttaaGTCAGTCAGTGGTAGGAGTACTTTTCATAAGTGTCATATTATGTTGGTCTACAtgtaaatagtattttttttcagCCTTTTAtgcttttttatatatatacgaGTGTATCgatggtaagtacctacaaaatATTTCTGTACAATTAAATGGTAAACCTCAATGTTCTCTAGGCACTTACGTTATCAAACCATGACCTATGTTCACGCTTGGATGTTTTATGACATAATTACGGGCGATGATGCATGGTGGGAATCTACCTACAATcattaaaattactattattaaaataactgCGTCGTTGGTCTAGTCACTAGTGGTAGCAGCTAGCTTATTTAATCCTCATCATCACTATGATTAACCCAAAATTAACCCATAAGACAGAACGGGACAAGTGCCTTGTGAAGACAGACTTCACAAGGCTTTAACAAAATGATAGATTTTCAGATTTAGCACAGATTTGTTGCATCACTTTGACCCGACGACTCCCTGCTGCGACttattaaaccccgacccaaaaagaggggtgttataagtttgacgtgtgtatctgtgtgtctgtgtacctgtgtatctgtgtatctgtctgtggcatcgtagcgcctaaacgaatgaaccgattttaatttacttttttttgtttgaaagatggcttgtttgagagtgttcttagctatattccaagaaaatcggttcagccgtctaaaagttatcaggtcttttcggtcttttctagttactgtaaccttcacttgtcgggggtgttataaatttttaatttacacttgtacattgtTTGCTCGCCTAAGTAGACTTATTAAACAGGTATATCCACAGTACcttaagtgatatttaatcacAATGGAAAGGCTTTCTTAGAAATTACTTTAAAGTCACGTCACATACGCGTTGGAATACTAATTAGAGAGAAAGGGTTGAAAGTCGCCATCGGCTGTGAAATACTAGTAGATTTATGGCTCCTTTGAACATTTTGGACGTGGCTTTGatcaatgatattattataatgaatcATAGAGCCATGACCTAGATAAACACATAGATTGGATAGTAAAATGAATTCCATGTATTTCTGGTGAAGCCGCGACTTTGTGCGCGTGACTTTAGGTAAAACCCATGGGCAAAACTGAGGGAAAGAGAGGGAATCGGGAGCGAGAAGAAGAAAATTGTGGCTTAGGAACATCTCAGAATGGCCAATCCAACTTAGCACAATTTTACTCTTTGGCGAAAGGGAACTATGTAACAAGACGACGCGATGGTCAGCTTCCAATAGTGGAAAGACAcgagaaaaagaagaaaaggaaAAACTCCCTCGGAAACTTTATTTTCCAgagaaaagtagcctacgtcctgGATGCAAGCTGTTTTTGCACTTtttgtgaaaatcggttaaacggatcaTTCATGAAAAGGTATAGACAGACGAGCAGACAAACTTAAATAGTCTAtgggatgaaaaaaaaaaccgcaaCTTTTTTATAGAGTTACGAAAACAACTATGAACTTTCCAAAATTTAATTGAAcctattaaatccatacttaatattataaattcgaaagtgtctgtctgtctatctgtctgtctgtctgttaccttttcacggcccaacagtgtaacggATTCtgagggttagcttatatcccgctgacataggctactttttatcacggaaaatcaaagagttcccgcgagattcctaaagacccatacacttaaacgatttgtatgtttggtactgaagtagcttgcgtccctgtgatcgaaataggcaacttttttcccggaaaatcaaacagtttccacgggatctataacAATCTAAAtccccgcggacgaagtcgcgggcatcctctagtgtttaATAAAGAAGAGTATTTAGGCAGGTATTTATTTAGGAAGCTATTATAGGCACCGTACAGTTCccaacaaataaaacaataacaattaacttcaaactgtttattttaaagcttatatttaaatacaatcGCTTATAAATATATCTAAGTACATATCTAAGTTAAGCCTATATCAGTCATTGTAGAGCTAATCTGAAAACTTTGACTATcctcatttattattatcttacattaaaatcacaaaaaatatgatccAAATCGATTGGAATGTACACACAATTAACAgtatctttaataaaaataaggaACACTCTTAAAATAGCAACTTTACAAAAATTCGTGTTAAACGGGAACATCAAAATTAAATTTCCGTTTACGATCTcgtcattattttaaaaaacattataaaaaccatTATTACGCAACTAATTGATTAATTGCATCTTCTGAAGACAGAAGGGCTttctcattttttgcgcaaagaatcAATTTGGCTGTTCAGTGCAGTAACAGCCAGTGTTCTTGGCATAATTCCACGTGTAATTACGTTtagctagttttaaattattgtaacattttcaataaacaTAAATTCATCGTTTAtttcgaataaaaatataataataggtcAGATTTCTTCATGATATCTGACTTAAGTTCTTTTGGCCTCTAATTTAATATTCGAAGATCGTTTCAAATCTGCTACGTTCAAAACATCTTCAAATCGTTTTTAATATCACATGCCTAATTCATTTCCATGTAGCAACCCAATTTCTGTATCTTCAACTTATCATGACTCGGGCAATTCCTTTCTAATAGGTTCTGCATCAGTTTTACCAATATTAACATGGATGGTAATAGCTTCATCATTTTCTGATTTAAGTATAACATCGTTCCATTGTACTTCAGCTTTCTTACTATATGCCTCATTCTCGATGAGAATTGCTGATTTGGTACATAGTGCTTTACTCTGGAATTCGATGAGCGCACAGTAATCACTCTTTTTAGATTCTGATTTGACATCAGCGATGTACCCGAGCTTCCGTCTCATGACTTCAACTTTTACATGGTAATTGTATATGCACACTTTGATGATGAATGCGCTTTTTTGGTAGAGGAGAATTATTTTGTATTTGGTTCGACAGCATGCCGTCTTCTTCAGTTTGGTTTGGAAGTTTTCTATTAAGATTTTGATCTTCTGCGAGTATACGGCGATGATGTTGTGGTTCGATTGGAGGTGACCTGAGAGTTCTTCGAAAGGGACGGAGCAGCAGGTAGGCGTGATGGGGCATATCATTGTATCGTGTTTGCATTCCTCTTCGTGCTTTACTCTGATGTTTGCGGTCAGGAGTTCATTGCAGCCTCGTCTGTGgacaaataaaatacaaattagtCATACTATTCTTTGTGGTGGTGGTCTTTGTTGTGGCTGGAGTACaaattcaagaaactaataaaAGTGAAAGTGAGCTTGGACTGAAAAGAGTTTTGAGAAGAATTTTATAGCCTTGCCAGCCTTTTATGCCCTAATATGGCTAACGTACACGGTcttctaaatatttaaattctgATCTAGCTACCTCGTACAATCCTACAATCAAAAAGACACTGGAAGAATTCAAGTAAACCACTTGAAAGATAAATTTTTCACTCCAACTGTTAATATAACTAACTGTTCTAATAGAACCAACAGACACAGTGTTCtcaatatttaagtttttaatctCTCAAAGCTACTTTATAACCCTACAATCAAATAAAGACATAGTAGAAGAATACAAGTAAACTACctgaaaaagaaattatttactCCAGTCTCCAACTGTATCAATATAACTCACTGTCCTATAACAGACCCACTGTAATATAACAGAACTGAcgtataatgttctcaatatTTAAGTTTCTAATCTTTCAAAGCCACAACATACAACCCTACAATCAAACAAAGACATAACTACTCGAACAATACAAGTAAACGACCTGAAAGATAAATTGTTCAATGTTCACTCCAAATGTTACAAAATAGTGAAGTGGATATTGCAAACTGTGAAAACAAATAGGTCagtaacaattaataataatatgtatatcaaGTAAGCTCGTGCCAGTCTATATATCCCATAACAGCAATTCAAAGTCTCTAGGGCACGAAATTTACGCCGATAAAGCTTGGAAAAACAGAACGCGTAAAggtatcttttatttaaaaataggcTTTACTGCAACTAGACCAactagtaagtgatgatgtaaccTAAGATAGAGCACGCATGCCTAAGAGATGCTTATTCTCACTTGACTTTGGTATCCattttaaaagtggaagggaaagaAAGGAAGGAGGAAAGGCCGTTACAAGGAATCGACTGACCGAATTACGACCCCGGCAGTCATTCCCAATTGAATATAATTAATTGTGGGCTTCTGAATGCATATCCAATTGTTTCCATACAACTTTATCAATTTAGAAATGTGTCAATTGTGTAGGTAATAGCCGCAACCTAACAAAGTGTCGTTTATCACAGGAAAATTGGCAAATCTGAAAATcactacctaggtatattataaatacgaaagtgtgtttgcttgttgttttgttggtttattagtttgtgttggtttactggtttgtccttcaatcacggagTAATGGAGGGGCGcatttttttgcatgggcaaaatatttaaagaacCTGAACAGAGACttgagtttacgtaattaattatcaccactatatcatcttacaaatctaaccaCTCAGACGATCAaaatctactttgaataaatgattttaattttgagacataggctactttttaatccggaaattcaaagagtttccacgggattttaaaaacctatatcgactcggacgaaattgcgggcatcagcaGCTATTCATGGTATAAAAGCATAATATACTCAACACTACAAAGGATTTCGTCGCTATCGCAACGCTTCTTGTCTGTGCAAGCCTTAGCCTACTATTGCAGCGGGACTCTAGGGCACGAAAGTTACCCCGTTAGACCGTTTACAGCCATCACGTCACGTCCATTCACTTTACAACACGGTTTGCTATTCTCTGAGGTATTTCGATGGAGTTATACGTCACTGATGACCTCGAGCTTAGCACGGCTAGGCTAATCAATAGTTTAGTTGTATTCATAGTTTACTTGAAGCGATttggtacgatgccatgtaagAACCGAGGTTTTTACATCAGAAGAGAGGaacaactgatagacgtccatgACTGCTGGACAGTAGTCTCTACTCTCtagtagggacttccacacgccacggtcttggcACATAGTGGCTTCCTGCAActtgtttgatgttgtctgcCCACCTagggaggtcttccaacgcttCGCATCTGTTATttcttcctttttaaccccccgaccaaaaaagaggggtgttataagtttgacgtatgtatctgtgtatatgtgtatctgtctgtggcatagtagctcctaaagtaatgaaccgatttagatttagtttttttgtttgaaaggtggcttgatcgagagtgttcttagctataatccaagaaaatcggttcagcagtttgaaaattatcagctcttttctagttactgtaaccttcacttgtcgggggtgttctaaatttttaatttacactttattAAACTAGTAGGTATTAATTTCGAAATATCCTAAAAATATCTATCCAAGTTTAAAATGtcatattgtttttattatggCAACAGATGACGAAGGAGTCTTACGACTGGGGAGATATCAAAACGCATAAAAATATACTCTTTAATGTCTTACAGCCTTTGCACTATTGTAAAAGATCTAGATTCATCgtattttttagttattttgtcAGATTTAATGGACGTCCTAAGGGTTTAGATGAAAATAGTTTAATGGTTTCAAATTTCAGTGCTATTAATGTtgaaatgcgaaagtatatt encodes the following:
- the LOC123868157 gene encoding probable E3 ubiquitin-protein ligase sinah isoform X3 is translated as MAIQFHSVTDKRSQNNDCGENSMTIVTEKKIEDDASESSSGENVDIEDKSLPIVEPALESTDEGHAAQCACPNCDEVLSRFSECSICLEPLQCSGPCVCPWCGGVWCARCSRRMSRCAWCRGSLRAPAAPCLALQRLINDLMLPCRNYRRGCNELLTANIRVKHEEECKHDTMICPITPTCCSVPFEELSGHLQSNHNIIAVYSQKIKILIENFQTKLKKTACCRTKYKIILLYQKSAFIIKVCIYNYHVKVEVMRRKLGYIADVKSESKKSDYCALIEFQSKALCTKSAILIENEAYSKKAEVQWNDVILKSENDEAITIHVNIGKTDAEPIRKELPES
- the LOC123868157 gene encoding probable E3 ubiquitin-protein ligase sinah isoform X4; the protein is MTIVTEKKIEDDASESSSGENVDIEDKSLPIVEPALESTDEGHAAQCACPNCDEVLSRFSECSICLEPLQCSGPCVCPWCGGVWCARCSRRMSRCAWCRGSLRAPAAPCLALQRLINDLMLPCRNYRRGCNELLTANIRVKHEEECKHDTMICPITPTCCSVPFEELSGHLQSNHNIIAVYSQKIKILIENFQTKLKKTACCRTKYKIILLYQKSAFIIKVCIYNYHVKVEVMRRKLGYIADVKSESKKSDYCALIEFQSKALCTKSAILIENEAYSKKAEVQWNDVILKSENDEAITIHVNIGKTDAEPIRKELPES
- the LOC123868157 gene encoding uncharacterized protein LOC123868157 isoform X1; the protein is MRRHVIYNRMHGSDEEECCHTARDYQSLRRESKMLLFGRSSFHSVTDKRSQNNDCGENSMTIVTEKKIEDDASESSSGENVDIEDKSLPIVEPALESTDEGHAAQCACPNCDEVLSRFSECSICLEPLQCSGPCVCPWCGGVWCARCSRRMSRCAWCRGSLRAPAAPCLALQRLINDLMLPCRNYRRGCNELLTANIRVKHEEECKHDTMICPITPTCCSVPFEELSGHLQSNHNIIAVYSQKIKILIENFQTKLKKTACCRTKYKIILLYQKSAFIIKVCIYNYHVKVEVMRRKLGYIADVKSESKKSDYCALIEFQSKALCTKSAILIENEAYSKKAEVQWNDVILKSENDEAITIHVNIGKTDAEPIRKELPES
- the LOC123868157 gene encoding probable E3 ubiquitin-protein ligase sinah isoform X2: MFPRIQGLFHSVTDKRSQNNDCGENSMTIVTEKKIEDDASESSSGENVDIEDKSLPIVEPALESTDEGHAAQCACPNCDEVLSRFSECSICLEPLQCSGPCVCPWCGGVWCARCSRRMSRCAWCRGSLRAPAAPCLALQRLINDLMLPCRNYRRGCNELLTANIRVKHEEECKHDTMICPITPTCCSVPFEELSGHLQSNHNIIAVYSQKIKILIENFQTKLKKTACCRTKYKIILLYQKSAFIIKVCIYNYHVKVEVMRRKLGYIADVKSESKKSDYCALIEFQSKALCTKSAILIENEAYSKKAEVQWNDVILKSENDEAITIHVNIGKTDAEPIRKELPES